The following coding sequences are from one Epilithonimonas vandammei window:
- a CDS encoding ABC-F family ATP-binding cassette domain-containing protein — MNYVSAENLSKSYGLKVLFKNITFHVNEGDKIAIVAKNGSGKSTLLKILMGKEIADGGDVIINKDIQVVLFDQEIDFDPTLSVDEFMMTLDSAPILALKKYHHALTSENPDDMETALAEMEIHKAWDLENEMEQILSQLKITDLKAKMGTLSGGQIKRIALAKLLTETRAEHRHTLLIMDEPTNHLDVEMVEWLENYLSKAKITLLLVTHDRYFLDAVCDKIWEMEDGNLYLHNGSYATYLENKMIREDNLNATIDKANNLYRKELEWMRRQPKARTTKSKSRQDDFYETEKIAKTDTRKQALELDFEMKRLGNKILELKDINKSFGEKVLFKDFSYQFQRGEKVGIVGKNGAGKSTLLNIIQGFEPKDSGEIETGETIKFGYFAQKGLQYKEDERVIDFIKEIGENFPLANGKTISASQFLRLFLFDDQTQYSPISKLSGGEKRRLHLMYILYQNPNFLIFDEPTNDLDLPTLTVLENFLQNFQGSLIIVSHDRYFMDRIVDHVLAFEGEGKIKEFVGNFSEYREHLKSEDKNSKPETPKVEKVETPKEVETPSITATQPTKKKLSFKEQRELETIEKEMPKLEEKRAEILEQLNNESDYDKISKLSSQLETISEKLEEFEMRWLELQE; from the coding sequence ATGAATTACGTTTCTGCAGAAAATCTTAGCAAATCTTACGGCCTCAAAGTTTTATTCAAAAACATTACTTTCCACGTTAACGAAGGTGACAAAATTGCTATCGTTGCCAAAAACGGAAGTGGAAAATCTACACTCCTGAAAATCCTGATGGGAAAAGAAATTGCTGATGGTGGAGATGTGATTATCAACAAAGATATTCAGGTCGTTTTATTTGACCAAGAGATTGATTTTGACCCAACATTGTCTGTGGATGAGTTTATGATGACTTTGGATTCAGCACCAATTTTGGCTTTGAAAAAGTATCATCACGCCTTGACTTCAGAAAATCCGGATGATATGGAAACGGCTTTAGCAGAAATGGAAATCCACAAAGCGTGGGATTTGGAAAACGAAATGGAACAAATCCTTTCTCAGCTTAAAATCACAGATTTGAAAGCGAAAATGGGAACACTTTCCGGAGGTCAAATCAAAAGAATTGCATTAGCTAAACTCTTGACTGAAACCAGAGCAGAACATCGCCACACACTCCTGATAATGGATGAACCAACCAACCACCTGGATGTGGAAATGGTAGAATGGCTGGAAAATTATTTGAGTAAAGCAAAAATTACGTTGCTTTTGGTGACGCACGACCGTTATTTTCTGGATGCCGTTTGTGATAAAATCTGGGAAATGGAAGACGGCAATCTCTATCTCCACAACGGAAGTTATGCGACATATCTTGAGAATAAAATGATTCGTGAAGACAACCTGAATGCAACCATCGACAAAGCCAACAACCTTTACAGAAAGGAATTAGAATGGATGCGACGTCAGCCAAAAGCGAGAACTACTAAATCTAAATCAAGGCAAGACGATTTCTACGAAACTGAAAAAATAGCGAAAACCGACACTAGAAAACAAGCTCTGGAATTGGATTTCGAAATGAAAAGATTGGGAAATAAGATTCTTGAACTTAAGGATATCAACAAAAGTTTTGGAGAAAAAGTTCTCTTCAAAGATTTTTCTTATCAATTTCAAAGAGGAGAAAAAGTTGGAATTGTCGGAAAAAATGGTGCCGGAAAATCGACTTTGCTGAATATCATTCAAGGTTTTGAGCCGAAAGATTCCGGAGAAATTGAAACTGGAGAAACGATTAAATTCGGATATTTTGCTCAGAAAGGACTTCAATATAAAGAAGACGAAAGAGTCATTGATTTCATCAAAGAAATTGGAGAAAATTTCCCTTTAGCCAATGGAAAAACAATCTCTGCTTCTCAGTTTTTGAGATTATTCTTGTTTGATGACCAAACGCAATATTCGCCTATTTCGAAACTTTCCGGAGGAGAAAAACGTCGTCTGCACTTGATGTACATTCTTTATCAGAATCCGAATTTCCTGATTTTTGATGAGCCAACGAATGATTTGGATTTGCCGACTTTGACAGTTTTGGAAAATTTTCTTCAGAATTTCCAAGGCAGTTTGATTATTGTTTCGCACGACCGTTATTTTATGGACAGAATTGTGGACCACGTTTTGGCATTTGAAGGCGAGGGAAAAATTAAAGAATTTGTAGGAAACTTTTCGGAATATCGTGAACATCTGAAATCGGAAGATAAAAATTCAAAACCTGAAACCCCGAAAGTTGAAAAGGTTGAAACTCCAAAAGAAGTAGAGACTCCAAGTATTACTGCTACTCAACCAACCAAAAAGAAATTATCTTTCAAAGAGCAACGTGAACTAGAAACTATCGAAAAAGAAATGCCAAAATTGGAAGAAAAAAGAGCAGAAATTCTAGAACAACTCAACAATGAATCTGATTACGATAAAATCTCCAAATTATCTTCGCAACTTGAAACAATATCAGAAAAACTTGAAGAATTTGAAATGCGTTGGTTGGAGCTTCAGGAATAA
- a CDS encoding carboxypeptidase-like regulatory domain-containing protein, with amino-acid sequence MVNSNYGIQADENGKFQIKLDDISKDKELIVAVAGYKQFRSSVEDFVKTNPHNIYLYEKVTNIQDVVMTPKNYKDKNLGVNSKSKSIMFTPNMEKGNSVVEETAVEFSSNKKLKITKINMNFSRFESTTPIKVRYTIYDEKDGKPNNLILSKDIIATINKDDLDDFTYSLDVTNEKIWLEGKFFVGIQFIGQSNGKVALSGALFRSGYYRSFYGNWEKIGMAAPAINIDVKVQK; translated from the coding sequence ATAGTCAATAGTAATTATGGAATTCAGGCGGATGAAAATGGGAAATTTCAAATCAAACTAGATGACATCTCGAAAGATAAAGAACTGATTGTCGCAGTTGCCGGTTACAAACAATTCCGAAGCTCTGTAGAAGACTTTGTGAAGACCAATCCTCACAACATTTATCTGTATGAAAAAGTAACTAACATCCAGGATGTTGTGATGACTCCGAAGAATTATAAAGATAAAAATCTTGGGGTTAACAGCAAGTCAAAATCCATAATGTTTACGCCCAATATGGAAAAAGGAAATTCTGTGGTGGAAGAAACCGCTGTGGAATTCAGTTCCAATAAAAAGCTGAAGATTACAAAAATCAATATGAATTTTTCCAGATTCGAATCGACTACGCCTATCAAAGTTCGCTACACGATTTATGACGAAAAAGACGGAAAACCGAACAATTTGATTTTGAGTAAAGACATCATTGCAACGATTAATAAAGACGATTTGGATGATTTTACATATTCTTTGGATGTAACAAATGAAAAGATTTGGCTTGAAGGAAAGTTTTTTGTTGGGATTCAGTTTATCGGCCAATCCAATGGCAAAGTGGCTTTGAGTGGTGCATTATTCAGGTCGGGTTATTACCGCAGTTTTTATGGGAATTGGGAAAAAATCGGAATGGCAGCGCCAGCAATTAATATCGATGTGAAAGTTCAAAAGTAA
- a CDS encoding GH25 family lysozyme: protein MSKINPASKRKIHQKRRKTVIKKRWILLTILCFSLLGTGFYLRQKINYYFTYYFGKHFEHKKLSNTENETQRIEKIIGLYSNQTFGFDISHYQRKEDIQWDSLSIGNRTIPLQFVVLRASMGNRKLDKNFDHFWETAKQHILIRGAYHFYRPDEDPVMQANSFLSVAKLESGDLPPILDIEKNPRKKSKEQLVSDLKVWIKIMEDTYGEKPIIYTYYHYYKDYLKGEFDDYPLWLANYNDVPTPSPDDEWQFWQFSENGIVYGINSKVDLDIYNGNLWSLKMMTID from the coding sequence ATGTCCAAGATCAATCCAGCTTCCAAAAGAAAAATTCATCAGAAAAGAAGAAAAACAGTCATCAAGAAACGCTGGATTCTGTTGACTATACTTTGTTTTTCGTTATTGGGAACCGGTTTTTATCTTCGTCAAAAAATCAATTATTATTTTACTTACTACTTTGGAAAACATTTTGAGCATAAAAAGCTAAGCAATACCGAAAACGAAACCCAAAGAATTGAAAAAATCATCGGTCTTTACTCTAACCAGACTTTTGGTTTTGACATATCACATTATCAAAGAAAAGAAGATATCCAGTGGGATAGTCTCAGCATAGGTAACAGAACGATCCCTCTTCAGTTTGTGGTTCTGAGAGCAAGTATGGGAAACCGAAAGTTAGATAAAAATTTTGACCATTTTTGGGAAACTGCAAAACAGCATATCTTAATCCGTGGCGCTTATCATTTTTACCGTCCGGACGAAGATCCTGTGATGCAAGCCAATTCTTTTCTTTCTGTGGCGAAATTAGAATCCGGTGACTTGCCGCCCATTCTCGATATTGAAAAAAATCCGAGAAAAAAATCAAAAGAACAATTGGTTTCTGACCTCAAAGTGTGGATAAAAATAATGGAAGATACTTACGGCGAAAAACCGATTATCTACACTTATTATCATTATTACAAAGATTACTTGAAAGGTGAATTTGATGATTATCCGCTTTGGCTAGCCAATTATAATGATGTCCCAACACCTTCTCCAGACGATGAATGGCAATTTTGGCAATTCTCGGAAAACGGAATTGTTTATGGGATCAATTCAAAAGTAGATTTGGATATTTATAATGGGAATCTTTGGTCTTTGAAAATGATGACGATTGATTAG
- a CDS encoding DUF3109 family protein, giving the protein MIQIDDKLISEDIFAESFVCNLTKCKGACCVDGDTGAPLEKEELAILDDIFPKVKPYLRPEGVKAIEEQGTWVIDDYDGGYVTTLVNGSECAYVIFDEKGTTKCGIEKAYEDGAVDWKKPISCHLYPIRVNEYKTFTALNYHEWNICKDACTLGSELQVRIYQFLKEPLIRKYGPEFYQTLTEAAQEWEREFNS; this is encoded by the coding sequence ATGATTCAAATAGATGATAAACTGATTTCAGAAGATATATTTGCCGAAAGCTTTGTATGTAACCTTACCAAGTGCAAAGGTGCCTGCTGTGTAGATGGCGATACGGGCGCACCACTAGAAAAGGAAGAACTGGCAATCCTCGATGATATTTTTCCAAAAGTTAAGCCTTATTTAAGACCTGAAGGTGTAAAAGCCATTGAGGAACAGGGAACCTGGGTTATTGATGATTATGATGGTGGCTATGTGACAACCCTTGTAAACGGCAGTGAGTGTGCTTATGTGATTTTTGATGAGAAAGGAACTACAAAGTGCGGAATAGAGAAAGCCTATGAAGATGGTGCTGTAGACTGGAAAAAGCCTATTTCATGCCATCTCTATCCTATTCGGGTAAATGAGTATAAAACATTCACAGCACTTAACTATCACGAATGGAATATCTGTAAAGACGCTTGTACGCTAGGATCCGAACTGCAAGTTAGAATCTATCAGTTTCTGAAAGAACCACTGATTAGAAAATATGGTCCTGAGTTTTATCAAACACTTACAGAAGCTGCCCAAGAATGGGAAAGAGAATTTAACTCATAA
- a CDS encoding DUF6427 family protein: MFRLLSKESNIFSVPIYIGVLFLIFISLNLLDFKNIDYISTGITFVGISLGYFLFNKIALNQFSHLPLFLYTSFVICFYPGDIDLGLAFTFFTSAIILLILTSQDDYLRKSSFLLVGSILAFNYLVFPPSWPLGVFVIFHIIGTSGRIGLNIFRLIFGAAIIVLSYGGLMYLIHYTTWDAGYLPFNGDFKMMDSYYPLYILIPILLMLIFSISDHFKHYNEKSPISRYKYTFVLVFSLAQLITIIFYMGTNYEYLLLLALPASIILSRMLRFLPKYWMQETGLWIIVFTLATFKIITFA; the protein is encoded by the coding sequence ATGTTTCGATTACTTTCTAAAGAAAGCAATATTTTTTCTGTTCCGATCTATATTGGTGTTCTTTTTCTCATTTTTATATCGCTTAATCTGTTAGATTTCAAAAACATAGATTATATATCAACAGGAATCACCTTTGTTGGAATCAGTTTGGGATATTTTTTATTTAATAAAATTGCACTCAATCAGTTTTCGCATCTTCCTTTGTTTTTATATACTTCTTTCGTGATCTGTTTTTATCCAGGCGATATAGATCTTGGATTGGCATTCACATTCTTTACAAGTGCAATTATTTTGCTTATTTTAACCAGCCAGGACGACTATCTTCGGAAAAGTTCCTTTTTACTTGTAGGATCCATTTTGGCTTTCAATTACCTTGTTTTCCCTCCCAGCTGGCCTCTAGGCGTTTTTGTGATTTTTCATATTATAGGAACTTCTGGGAGAATTGGTCTTAATATTTTCAGACTAATTTTCGGTGCAGCAATAATTGTCCTCAGTTACGGAGGATTGATGTATCTTATTCACTATACAACTTGGGACGCTGGCTATCTACCATTCAATGGAGACTTTAAGATGATGGATTCCTATTATCCACTATATATTCTGATCCCAATATTATTGATGTTGATTTTCTCTATTTCTGACCATTTTAAACATTATAATGAAAAAAGCCCCATCAGCAGGTACAAATACACCTTTGTGTTAGTATTTTCACTGGCTCAGCTCATAACCATCATATTTTATATGGGAACAAACTATGAATATCTACTGCTGCTAGCGCTACCAGCCAGTATTATCCTAAGTCGGATGCTGCGCTTTCTTCCAAAATACTGGATGCAGGAAACCGGACTTTGGATCATTGTATTTACGTTAGCAACATTTAAAATAATTACTTTTGCATAA
- a CDS encoding universal stress protein — protein sequence MKKIILPVDFSDSTDHLVDFAVGFAKDISAAISLIHVASSDIGFVIGDMGFQYFPEVEENEIKFELKELNRLEQRIISQGVSCTHILKQGVAGDTILEHAEENNADYIVVGSHGRSGVYDVLIGSLTKEITRKSKIPVLVVPCHND from the coding sequence ATGAAAAAAATTATTTTACCTGTAGATTTTTCTGATAGTACAGATCATTTGGTAGATTTTGCTGTCGGTTTTGCGAAAGACATTAGCGCAGCTATTTCCCTTATTCACGTCGCTTCCTCTGATATTGGATTCGTGATAGGCGATATGGGTTTTCAGTATTTTCCGGAAGTCGAGGAGAATGAAATTAAATTTGAACTCAAAGAGCTTAATAGATTGGAGCAAAGAATCATATCTCAGGGTGTAAGTTGTACACACATTTTGAAGCAAGGAGTTGCCGGAGATACTATTTTGGAACATGCCGAGGAAAACAATGCAGATTACATTGTCGTAGGATCACACGGCAGAAGTGGTGTCTATGATGTTCTCATAGGAAGCCTGACGAAAGAAATTACAAGAAAATCTAAAATACCAGTTCTAGTAGTACCTTGTCACAATGATTGA
- a CDS encoding fumarylacetoacetate hydrolase family protein, whose product MKIICIGRNYSEHAKELGNEVPEDPVIFMKPDTAVLKKGSDFYIPEFSDDVHYELEVVLKISKGGKYIQKEAASKHYEEIGLGIDFTARDIQSKLKNKGLPWELAKGFDGSAVLSDFVSKENYDLQNLNFSLAKNQELVQNGNTKDMIFSFDDIISFASQYFTLRVGDLIFTGTPQGVGKVMENDFMEAYLENQKMFGLKIQ is encoded by the coding sequence ATGAAAATCATCTGTATCGGGAGAAATTATAGCGAACACGCCAAAGAATTAGGAAACGAAGTTCCGGAAGATCCGGTCATTTTTATGAAACCGGATACAGCTGTCCTAAAAAAAGGTTCAGATTTTTACATTCCTGAGTTTTCTGATGATGTCCATTATGAATTGGAAGTAGTCCTGAAAATATCAAAAGGTGGAAAATACATCCAGAAAGAAGCAGCTTCAAAACATTATGAAGAGATCGGTCTTGGCATCGATTTTACGGCTCGGGATATACAGTCAAAACTAAAAAATAAAGGATTACCTTGGGAATTGGCAAAAGGTTTTGATGGCTCGGCGGTTTTATCCGACTTTGTTTCAAAGGAAAATTATGATCTTCAAAACCTGAATTTTTCATTGGCAAAAAATCAAGAATTAGTACAGAACGGCAATACAAAAGATATGATTTTCAGTTTCGATGACATTATTTCATTTGCTTCTCAATACTTTACACTGCGTGTTGGCGACCTGATTTTTACAGGAACACCTCAAGGAGTTGGAAAAGTAATGGAAAATGATTTTATGGAAGCTTATCTGGAGAATCAGAAAATGTTCGGTTTAAAAATCCAGTAA
- a CDS encoding DMT family protein, translating to MTLAWYGHLKFKQMDWFHNLGLVSIILISWGIAFFEYCFQVPANRIGFKENGGPFNLWQLKVMQEVITLSVFTIFTIVFFKEESFRMNHLIGFIFLILAVYFIFKK from the coding sequence ATGACATTGGCCTGGTACGGTCATTTGAAATTCAAACAAATGGACTGGTTTCATAATCTTGGATTAGTGTCCATCATTTTAATAAGTTGGGGCATAGCTTTTTTTGAATATTGTTTTCAGGTTCCGGCCAACAGAATTGGGTTTAAGGAAAACGGAGGTCCTTTTAACCTTTGGCAGCTGAAGGTGATGCAGGAAGTTATTACACTTAGCGTCTTTACCATATTTACCATCGTATTTTTTAAAGAAGAAAGTTTCCGTATGAATCATCTCATAGGATTTATTTTCCTGATTCTGGCTGTTTATTTTATCTTTAAGAAATAA
- a CDS encoding 3'-5' exonuclease, with protein MNLKLYKPLCVFDLETTGTNIGKDRIVEICILKVNPDGSRESKTWKVNPEMPIPKESSAIHGIYDADVADSPTFREIAPKVMEMIKDADLGGFNSNRFDIPVLAEEMLRSEIDFDLSKHRFVDAQTIFFKKEPRNLGAAYQFYCGKTLENAHSAEADVMATFEVLDAQVGKYDDVPNEIAELSDFSSQNRFADLAGMIHFDEKNQEIFAFGKYKGQKVKEVFQKDLGYYGWLQSADFPLYTKKIFTKIQLKSRF; from the coding sequence ATGAATCTCAAACTATATAAACCGCTTTGCGTTTTCGATCTAGAAACCACGGGAACCAATATAGGTAAAGACAGAATTGTCGAAATCTGTATTCTGAAAGTCAATCCAGACGGATCAAGAGAAAGCAAAACCTGGAAAGTCAATCCGGAAATGCCAATCCCGAAAGAATCTTCCGCGATTCATGGAATTTATGACGCGGATGTTGCAGACTCGCCCACCTTCAGAGAAATCGCGCCAAAAGTAATGGAGATGATCAAAGATGCAGATTTAGGCGGCTTCAATTCCAACAGGTTTGATATTCCCGTTTTGGCAGAAGAAATGTTGCGGTCTGAAATTGATTTTGACCTTAGCAAGCATCGCTTTGTGGATGCACAAACTATTTTTTTCAAAAAAGAGCCAAGGAATTTGGGAGCAGCTTATCAATTCTATTGCGGGAAGACTTTAGAAAATGCCCATTCTGCAGAAGCTGATGTGATGGCCACTTTTGAAGTGCTGGATGCACAGGTCGGAAAATATGACGATGTACCAAACGAAATTGCGGAGCTGAGTGATTTCTCTTCGCAGAACAGATTCGCAGATCTGGCTGGAATGATTCATTTTGATGAAAAGAATCAGGAGATTTTTGCGTTTGGAAAGTACAAAGGTCAGAAGGTTAAAGAAGTTTTCCAGAAAGATCTTGGCTATTATGGCTGGCTTCAGAGCGCTGATTTTCCGCTTTATACCAAGAAAATTTTCACCAAGATTCAGTTAAAATCTAGATTTTAA